Below is a genomic region from Neisseria arctica.
GGCTCCTACAGATATTGCCCACTGTATCAATACTACGGGTATGGGCTTCATGTTTGCTCCCAATCACCACCGGAGTATGCATTATGTAGCCCCCGTACGCAAAGCCTTGGGAATACGTACTATCTTCAATATCTTAGGCCCGTTAACCAACCCGGCTGGTGCACCAAACCAATTACTCGGCGTGTTTCATATCGACTTAGTCGGTATTTTGGCTCGCGTTTTGCAACAACTGGGATCCAAGCATGTTTTAGTCGTACACGGTAGCGATGGTCTGGATGAAATTACCATCACCGGTCCTACCCATATTGCTGAGCTAAAAAACGGTATGGTTCATGAATACAATATTTCTCCAACGCAATTCGGCCTTCCAGTATATGAAAATCTAAACCAAATCAAAGTAAATAATGCCGCCGAATCACTGGCGATAATGGACAATGTATTGAAAGGCAAACCGGGAGCTGCCCGCGATATCGTTATATTGAATGCCGCAGCAGCACTTTATGCTGCTGATGCAGTAGAATCATTGGAGGCGGGTGTAGCAGCCGCCCACACAGCCATTGACTCGGGCAAAGCTTTGCAAAAACGGCAGGAATTCATTCAAACTACTCAAAGCTTGGCCTCCCAAGCCGAAAAATAAAAGTAAAACCAAACCTAAAAATAAGAAGCCGTCTGAAAATTCAGACGGCTTCTTATTTCACTATTTTAACAGATTATTGTAACGGCTTCATATTCATTACTTCCATTAGGAAGTTTGTAAAAGCTGGATTTTTCGGTTTATTACGCATATTGGGCCAACGCTGCTGCCAACCGCGTAGTGCATTTTGAATATAAAGCTTAGATTGTTCTGTACTGATTTCACCGCGCTGACTATCTACCGCAGAACGCAGATACACTTCATACATACTGTCATCTACTGCATTGCGACCAACCAACTGAATACGGTAACGATTCAGATATTGGGCAGCCTGAACTTTTGTGAGCTGTCCCTGGCTGACTTGATAACTTAAGCGTGTGGCTTCATCACGGATTTTAGACACATCCGACCAATGGCTTGCTGCCAAGCGGTATTCACCGGCAGACGCTTCCACGTTAGTCGGGCGAACAGGCACTTCTTTCAACGTAGGCAGGTAAATAGAACTACAGCCGCCAAGTGCCGCCAATACGAATAAGAGGGGGATATGTTTTTTCATGGTTGCTATTATAATCAGGTTTGTTCACGCAAGCCATATGTACCGCAACAAGCGGTATTTTTTTCAACCTAATTGCAACAATATCATATAAATACTATAAATTATTAAAACAATGGCACAACACCTGTACTATAGCGCGGCTTACTATCCGGTTAATAACCTGTTTCTTACCGATTACCTTAACTTCTCCCGCCGTCTTAATAATATGGTTTTAATGAATCTGCCAATCTGACACACACCCTATATTAACCTAATTCTCCATTTTGAAAGTAACTCAGAGCTTTTCCAAATAAAATACTAAAGAAAAAGGCCGTCTGAAAAGAAGATCTTCTCCTTATCAGGCGGCCTTGCATATTAAAATCGCAACTTATTTAAAGAAATCTCCCATACCCGCCGGTAAGCCTTGGGTAAACGCTCCCATCGTTTTATTAGTAGTCTCTTCAGCTTTTTCACCTGCATTATTGATCGCTGCCAAAATCAAGTCTTCCAACATTTCTTTGTCGTCTACAGCTTCTTTAATCAAATTTTCATCGATTTCCAGCTTACGCAAAACATGGTTACAAGTCATGGTCACTTTCACCAAACCATTACCTGCTTCGGCACTCACTTCGGTTTCTGCCAATTTCGCTTGTGCTTTTTTCATATTTTCTTGCATTTGTTGGGCTTGCTTCATCAAACCGCCCAATCCGGCTTTTCCGAACATAAATTAAACTCCTATAGTGTTATTCGATTAGCTATACTGACTTTGGAAATTAAAATTCAAACGACATTAAAAATTAACTATCCTGACCTACCAATACTAAAGTATCTTCGCGCCACTGCGCAGAAAATAAATTCAGAATATTTTGCGCCGCTTCGTCTGCCTCCAGCAAGGTCTTAGCGTGCTGGCGGCCTTCTATCTGTAAGCGTTTGCGTCGCATAGCGGGTGTTTCCCAACCTTGATCATCGCGCCATGGCTCTGTTTGCAATTGCAGTACCATTCCGTATGCATCGGCTAATACGTTCCTAATTTTATCCAAACGCTCTTTATTTCCGGTAGCTCTGCCTTCATCCGTCATCGACAATATCAATAATTGCCTTTCTTCGTCATAGCGCACCCATGCGGTATGGTATGCAGTCATCTGAGCGGCCCCAAGCTTGGTGGACAAACGACGGATTATAGCTGCCCAATTTTTTTGTTCAAATGACGGCAGTGGCTCAAACAAAGGTTCATCTTCAACGCTGTCATCTTCATCATCTTCTACTAATTTGATCAATGCTTCAGAAGCAGCTGTTTCATTATAGGCTATATGAGAATCCTCTTCCTCCTGATCAAAGAAAGCCTCTTCCCTAGACTGCCTCACGGTTTCCGTATGAGAATATTCATCAGCATATAAAATATCTGCGGCATAAGCAGGTTCGAAACGCTCTGGCGGCATATTACCGTATTCATTATTTTCTGGCTGCAATTTACCATTGTGTTGTGCCAACGATGTTTCATATGTCTGATATTCCGTAGGCAATGGCTCGGTTATCGGTAACTCTTCCCAAGGCGGTATATCGTTTTGGCTAAGCTGTTTCGTATCCTCTTTTTCAGCGGTAATAGCTGGCGGCTGGATTAAATCGACCGTTGGTTTCGGAACCTCTACAGATATTTCCTGCACCACAGTTTCATTTTCTCCAGATGGTGCTTTTGTTTCAGTTTCAACCAATCCGCCTGATAGACTTTCTGCCGAAGTACTCTGCTCAGGCAAGGTCAAAAGCTTTTTTTCAGTATCATCTCTCCCTTTTGTCGAGTGCAGCTGAGTACCTTCGATCACTCCATCCGAATTATGATCTTTGGCCGCAAACGGCGTGAATGCCAACATACGCAGCAATGTCATCACAAAGCCGGCATACTCATCAGGCGCAAGACTTAAGTCTTGCTTCCCGTGAATGGCGCATTGGTAATAAAGCTGAATTTGTTCAGCACCCAAATAATGCGCCAATCGGCTTAATATTTGATATTCAGGATCTTCTGCCAGCGCTTCTGGTACGGTTTTTACTAAAGCCAAGCGTTGCAGCAATATTGCTAATTCACTTAAAGCACTATCAAAACCGATCGCCCGCGCTGCCATTTCTTGGGCCTTGGCTACTAATGCTTCACCATCTTGATTCACAATATATTGAAGCAG
It encodes:
- a CDS encoding prokaryotic membrane lipolipid attachment site family protein, which encodes MKKHIPLLFVLAALGGCSSIYLPTLKEVPVRPTNVEASAGEYRLAASHWSDVSKIRDEATRLSYQVSQGQLTKVQAAQYLNRYRIQLVGRNAVDDSMYEVYLRSAVDSQRGEISTEQSKLYIQNALRGWQQRWPNMRNKPKNPAFTNFLMEVMNMKPLQ
- a CDS encoding YbaB/EbfC family nucleoid-associated protein, coding for MFGKAGLGGLMKQAQQMQENMKKAQAKLAETEVSAEAGNGLVKVTMTCNHVLRKLEIDENLIKEAVDDKEMLEDLILAAINNAGEKAEETTNKTMGAFTQGLPAGMGDFFK
- the trpD gene encoding anthranilate phosphoribosyltransferase, which produces MITPQQALNRLLSNNELFHDEMTSLMRQIMSGEVAPELIAAILTGLRIKVESVSEISAAAAVMREFATPIPLENTQGLVDVVGTGGDGARTFNISTTAMFVAAAAGAKVAKHGGRSVSSSCGAADIMEQMGASLNLAPTDIAHCINTTGMGFMFAPNHHRSMHYVAPVRKALGIRTIFNILGPLTNPAGAPNQLLGVFHIDLVGILARVLQQLGSKHVLVVHGSDGLDEITITGPTHIAELKNGMVHEYNISPTQFGLPVYENLNQIKVNNAAESLAIMDNVLKGKPGAARDIVILNAAAALYAADAVESLEAGVAAAHTAIDSGKALQKRQEFIQTTQSLASQAEK
- the dnaX gene encoding DNA polymerase III subunit gamma/tau, whose amino-acid sequence is MAYQVLARKWRPKTFADLVGQEHVVKALKNALDKGRLHHAYLLTGTRGVGKTTIARILAKSLNCEHAHNGEPCGQCTSCMQIDSGRYVDLLEIDAASNTGIDNIREVLENAQYAPTVGKYKVYIIDEVHMLSKSAFNAMLKTLEEPPEHVKFILATTDPHKVPITVLSRCLQFVLRNMTTQQVAEHLAYVLTQEQIPFEAPALQLLGRAAMGSMRDALSLLDQAIAMGSGKVTELDVRQMIGAVDKRYLYELLQYIVNQDGEALVAKAQEMAARAIGFDSALSELAILLQRLALVKTVPEALAEDPEYQILSRLAHYLGAEQIQLYYQCAIHGKQDLSLAPDEYAGFVMTLLRMLAFTPFAAKDHNSDGVIEGTQLHSTKGRDDTEKKLLTLPEQSTSAESLSGGLVETETKAPSGENETVVQEISVEVPKPTVDLIQPPAITAEKEDTKQLSQNDIPPWEELPITEPLPTEYQTYETSLAQHNGKLQPENNEYGNMPPERFEPAYAADILYADEYSHTETVRQSREEAFFDQEEEDSHIAYNETAASEALIKLVEDDEDDSVEDEPLFEPLPSFEQKNWAAIIRRLSTKLGAAQMTAYHTAWVRYDEERQLLILSMTDEGRATGNKERLDKIRNVLADAYGMVLQLQTEPWRDDQGWETPAMRRKRLQIEGRQHAKTLLEADEAAQNILNLFSAQWREDTLVLVGQDS